One genomic region from Colletes latitarsis isolate SP2378_abdomen chromosome 10, iyColLati1, whole genome shotgun sequence encodes:
- the LOC143346496 gene encoding ras-related protein Rab-24 isoform X5 translates to MRRVDFKVVLLGHTTVGKTSLVERFINDRFIENLYRNTIGAAFTAKQIQHDGNKFIMGIWDTAGHEKYDAMTRIYYRKASAAIVCYDITQLHTFHRAKFWIRELRNIEEECKIYLCGTKKDLLEQDAVASPDIDVVKAYAASIQAKVFITSSKTGENVGILST, encoded by the exons ATGAGGCGAGTCGATTTCAAAGTAGTTTTATTGGGTCATACTACTGTCGGAAAAACAAGCCTTGTCGAACGTTTCATAAATGATAGGTTTATCGAAAATCTTTATCGAAAT ACTATAGGTGCTGCATTTACAGCTAAGCAAATACAACATGATGGGAATAAGTTCATTATGGGAATATGGGACACAGCAGGCCATGAAAA ATATGATGCAATGACTAGAATATATTACCGTAAAGCGAGTGCTGCCATAGTGTGTTATGACATTACACAATTACATACATTTCACAGGGCAAAATTCTGGATAAGAGAGCTTAGAAATATTGAAGAGGAGTGTAAAATATACCTTTGTGGTACAAAAAAGGATCTCTTAGAGCAAGATGCAGTTGCATCTCCTGATATAGATGTTGTAAAAGCATATGCAGCTAGCATACAAGCTAAGGTTTTCATAACATCTAGTAAAACTGGGGAAAATGTTG GTATTTTATCAACCTAA
- the LOC143346496 gene encoding ras-related protein Rab-24 isoform X4 yields MRRVDFKVVLLGHTTVGKTSLVERFINDRFIENLYRNTIGAAFTAKQIQHDGNKFIMGIWDTAGHEKYDAMTRIYYRKASAAIVCYDITQLHTFHRAKFWIRELRNIEEECKIYLCGTKKDLLEQDAVASPDIDVVKAYAASIQAKVFITSSKTGENVGIIKVFT; encoded by the exons ATGAGGCGAGTCGATTTCAAAGTAGTTTTATTGGGTCATACTACTGTCGGAAAAACAAGCCTTGTCGAACGTTTCATAAATGATAGGTTTATCGAAAATCTTTATCGAAAT ACTATAGGTGCTGCATTTACAGCTAAGCAAATACAACATGATGGGAATAAGTTCATTATGGGAATATGGGACACAGCAGGCCATGAAAA ATATGATGCAATGACTAGAATATATTACCGTAAAGCGAGTGCTGCCATAGTGTGTTATGACATTACACAATTACATACATTTCACAGGGCAAAATTCTGGATAAGAGAGCTTAGAAATATTGAAGAGGAGTGTAAAATATACCTTTGTGGTACAAAAAAGGATCTCTTAGAGCAAGATGCAGTTGCATCTCCTGATATAGATGTTGTAAAAGCATATGCAGCTAGCATACAAGCTAAGGTTTTCATAACATCTAGTAAAACTGGGGAAAATGTTG GTATTATTAAAGTGttcacataa
- the LOC143346492 gene encoding mitochondrial S-adenosylmethionine carrier protein, translated as MLHEKNSEGRASTRNVILTSLISGGLAGTICDVTFFPLDTLKTRLQSQHGFVKSGGFKRLYQGLVPVMIGSAPSASIFFITYEGMKEVFEPRMPEQYHSLIHMTAAALGEMVACLIRVPVEVVKQRKQALLHDEHRLALRTLYRGYGSTVLRDLPFGLVQMPLWEYFKLCWKRHVERECTPIEGAISGSLSVAISAAMTTPLDVAKTRIMLSNTSADKEEVKISIMLKEVYRECGVKGLFAGFLPRVGGFSISGFVFFGIYEKIREICIAVLPP; from the exons ATGTTGCACGAAAAGAATTCTGAGGGAAGAGCGAGCACGAGAAATGTTATTCTCACATCGCTTATC TCAGGTGGTCTCGCAGGAACCATTTGTGATGTAACATTTTTTCCATTGGATACGCTTAAAACACGCTTACAAAGCCAACATGGTTTCGTTAAATCCGGCGGTTTCAAACGGTTGTATCAGGGCTTAGTTCCCGTGATGATAGGATCTGCCCCGTCGG CTTCCATATTTTTTATAACTTATGAAGGAATGAAAGAAGTTTTTGAACCTCGTATGCCGGAACAGTATCACTCGCTTATACATATGACAGCCGCGGCGTTAGGAGAAATG GTTGCATGTCTTATTCGGGTGCCGGTTGAAGTAGTGAAACAAAGAAAACAAGCGCTTTTACACGATGAGCACAGACTAGCGCTGAGAACTTTATACCGTGGCTATGGAAGTACTGTACTTCGAGATCTACCGTTTGGTTTAGTTCAAATGCCGCTCTGGGAATATTTTAAACTCTGTTGGAAAAGGCATGTAGAACGAGAATGCACGCCTATAGAAGGTGCCATCAGTGGATCATTGtcag TGGCTATATCTGCGGCTATGACAACGCCCTTAGACGTTGCAAAAACTAGaataatgttgtctaatacatcGGCGGATAAAGAGGAAGTAAAAATATCTATAATGTTAAAAGAAGTTTATCGAGAATGCGGTGTCAAAGG GCTCTTTGCGGGTTTCCTTCCAAGAGTGGGAGGTTTCTCCATCAGCGGATTTGTATTTTTTggcatttacgaaaaaattagAGAAATTTGTATAGCAGTTTTACCGCCATAa
- the LOC143346496 gene encoding ras-related protein Rab-24 isoform X3 translates to MRRVDFKVVLLGHTTVGKTSLVERFINDRFIENLYRNTIGAAFTAKQIQHDGNKFIMGIWDTAGHEKAKFWIRELRNIEEECKIYLCGTKKDLLEQDAVASPDIDVVKAYAASIQAKVFITSSKTGENVVTLFDEIGQDFISDPKNIPDIQETIDISTKTTKRTCC, encoded by the exons ATGAGGCGAGTCGATTTCAAAGTAGTTTTATTGGGTCATACTACTGTCGGAAAAACAAGCCTTGTCGAACGTTTCATAAATGATAGGTTTATCGAAAATCTTTATCGAAAT ACTATAGGTGCTGCATTTACAGCTAAGCAAATACAACATGATGGGAATAAGTTCATTATGGGAATATGGGACACAGCAGGCCATGAAAA GGCAAAATTCTGGATAAGAGAGCTTAGAAATATTGAAGAGGAGTGTAAAATATACCTTTGTGGTACAAAAAAGGATCTCTTAGAGCAAGATGCAGTTGCATCTCCTGATATAGATGTTGTAAAAGCATATGCAGCTAGCATACAAGCTAAGGTTTTCATAACATCTAGTAAAACTGGGGAAAATGTTG TTACATTGTTTGACGAAATTGGGCAAGATTTTATATCTGACCCAAAAAATATACCAGATATACAAGAAACAATCGATATAAGTACGAAAACAACGAAAAGAACATGTTGTTAA
- the LOC143346496 gene encoding ras-related protein Rab-24 isoform X1, giving the protein MRRVDFKVVLLGHTTVGKTSLVERFINDRFIENLYRNTIGAAFTAKQIQHDGNKFIMGIWDTAGHEKYDAMTRIYYRKASAAIVCYDITQLHTFHRAKFWIRELRNIEEECKIYLCGTKKDLLEQDAVASPDIDVVKAYAASIQAKVFITSSKTGENVVTLFDEIGQDFISDPKNIPDIQETIDISTKTTKRTCC; this is encoded by the exons ATGAGGCGAGTCGATTTCAAAGTAGTTTTATTGGGTCATACTACTGTCGGAAAAACAAGCCTTGTCGAACGTTTCATAAATGATAGGTTTATCGAAAATCTTTATCGAAAT ACTATAGGTGCTGCATTTACAGCTAAGCAAATACAACATGATGGGAATAAGTTCATTATGGGAATATGGGACACAGCAGGCCATGAAAA ATATGATGCAATGACTAGAATATATTACCGTAAAGCGAGTGCTGCCATAGTGTGTTATGACATTACACAATTACATACATTTCACAGGGCAAAATTCTGGATAAGAGAGCTTAGAAATATTGAAGAGGAGTGTAAAATATACCTTTGTGGTACAAAAAAGGATCTCTTAGAGCAAGATGCAGTTGCATCTCCTGATATAGATGTTGTAAAAGCATATGCAGCTAGCATACAAGCTAAGGTTTTCATAACATCTAGTAAAACTGGGGAAAATGTTG TTACATTGTTTGACGAAATTGGGCAAGATTTTATATCTGACCCAAAAAATATACCAGATATACAAGAAACAATCGATATAAGTACGAAAACAACGAAAAGAACATGTTGTTAA
- the LOC143346496 gene encoding ras-related protein Rab-24 isoform X2 gives MRRVDFKVVLLGHTTVGKTSLVERFINDRFIENLYRNTIGAAFTAKQIQHDGNKFIMGIWDTAGHEKYDAMTRIYYRKASAAIVCYDITQLHTFHRAKFWIRELRNIEEECKIYLCGTKKDLLEQDAVASPDIDVVKAYAASIQAKVFITSSKTGENLHCLTKLGKILYLTQKIYQIYKKQSI, from the exons ATGAGGCGAGTCGATTTCAAAGTAGTTTTATTGGGTCATACTACTGTCGGAAAAACAAGCCTTGTCGAACGTTTCATAAATGATAGGTTTATCGAAAATCTTTATCGAAAT ACTATAGGTGCTGCATTTACAGCTAAGCAAATACAACATGATGGGAATAAGTTCATTATGGGAATATGGGACACAGCAGGCCATGAAAA ATATGATGCAATGACTAGAATATATTACCGTAAAGCGAGTGCTGCCATAGTGTGTTATGACATTACACAATTACATACATTTCACAGGGCAAAATTCTGGATAAGAGAGCTTAGAAATATTGAAGAGGAGTGTAAAATATACCTTTGTGGTACAAAAAAGGATCTCTTAGAGCAAGATGCAGTTGCATCTCCTGATATAGATGTTGTAAAAGCATATGCAGCTAGCATACAAGCTAAGGTTTTCATAACATCTAGTAAAACTGGGGAAAAT TTACATTGTTTGACGAAATTGGGCAAGATTTTATATCTGACCCAAAAAATATACCAGATATACAAGAAACAATCGATATAA
- the Pglym78 gene encoding phosphoglyceromutase 78, with amino-acid sequence MIVYGSRGIELRPLFVNCVSLFCNFSSFDTKMSKYTIVMVRHGESEWNKLNLFCGWYDANLSDKGKNEALSAGKAIKDASLTFDVAHTSVLTRAQETLKSILKESGQESIPVNKTWRLNERHYGGLTGMNKAETAAKYGEEQVQIWRRSFDVPPPPMEPDHKYYDAIVKDPRYANELKPEDFPKFESLKLTIERTLPYWNNTIIPQLKEGKKIIIAAHGNSLRGIVKHLDQLSNEQIMGLNLPTGIPFVYELDENFKPVVSMKFLGDEETVKAAIAAVAAQGKAK; translated from the exons ATGATAGTGTATGGAAGCAGAGGTATTGAGCTTAGGCCTCTGTTCGTAAACTGTGTTTCACTTTTCTGTAACTTTAGCTCTTTTGACACAAAAATGTCGAAATACACAATTGTTATGGTACGTCATGGAGAGAGCGAATGGAATAAGTTGAATCTTTTTTGTGGATGGTATGATGCCAATTTATCCGATAAAG gaAAAAATGAGGCACTTTCTGCTGGAAAAGCAATCAAAGATGCAAGTTTAACTTTTGATGTTGCTCATACGTCAGTATTAACAAGGGCTCAAGAAACTCTGAAATCAATTCTTAAAGAATCAGGACAAGAAAGCATTCCTGTTAATAAAACATGGCGCTTGAACGAACGTCATTATGGAGGTTTGACTGGAATGAACAAAGCTGAAACAGCTGCTAAATATGGCGAGGAGCAAGTACAAATTTGGAGAAGATCTTTTGATGTACCGCCTCCTCCTATGGAACCAGATCACAAATATTATGATGCGATAGTGAAGGATCCAAGATATGCTAACGAACTCAAACCAGAAGACTTTCCTAAGTTTGAGTCTTTAAAATTAACAATTGAAAGGACATTACCTTATTGGAACAATACTATTATTCCACAGTTGAAAGAAGGAAAGAAAATTATCATTGCTGCTCATGGAAACAGTTTACGTGGCATAGTCAAGCATTTGGATC AATTGAGCAATGAACAAATCATGGGTTTAAATCTACCAACTGGTATTCCATTCGTTTACGAGTTAGATGAAAATTTTAAGCCAGTTGTATCTATGAAATTCTTAGGTGACGAAGAAACTGTAAAGGCTGCTATAGCTGCAGTTGCTGCGCAAGGAAAAGCTAAGTAA
- the LOC143346491 gene encoding uncharacterized protein LOC143346491: MMELSNDVQVDNRLLLNKDFLQISCNWQINNNKQFHDAFTVAAPSQEFEKTNFDDIVSLDTCISLQPIQSNEPCMLDIKLTNRQRISRIAIVSEAYVLEFFKEFGEYETTIFADLVDEFEDNSVYFAEATIFPSATEASIKFTKTKSKNSVIWIYGIKLYLTECTNESKNFLTDIFNPEIIKNFLIKLTLNNEECNASSDVKSYCKNVLSSSKNKSNKESNETETAQCISENAVSDDIIHLKIYIDNKFYDMETKVMKRIEEMEQKTNQKLDIILKQLESQFSIK; encoded by the exons ATGATGGAACTTTCGAACGATGTACAAGTTGATAATCGGTTATTATTAAATAAGGACTTTTTACAAATTTCGTGCAACTGGcaaataaataacaataaacaaTTTCACGATGCCTTCACCGTAGCAGCTCCGTCTCAAGAATTTGAGAA GACCAATTTTGACGATATTGTTTCCTTGGATACGTGTATATCTTTACAACCAATTCAATCCAACGAGCCATGTATGTTGGATATAAAATTGACTAATCGACAAAGGATATCTCGTATTGCTATAGTTTCAGAGGCATATGTGttagaattttttaaagaatttggAGAATACGAAACAACAATATTTGCAGACCTTGTAGATgaatttgaggataattcagttTATTTTGCAGAAGCAACAATTTTTCCATCTGCCACAGAAGCTAGTATTAAG TTTACAAAAACAAAGAGCAAAAATTCAGTCATATGGATATATGGTATAAAGCTCTATTTAACAGAGTGCACTAATGAGTCTAAAAATTTCCTAACGGACATTTTTAATcctgaaataataaaaaattttctaatTAAACTTACTTTGAATAATGAAGAATGTAATGCCTCTTCCGATGTCAAATCATATTGTAAGAATGTTTTAAGTTCGTCgaaaaataaaagtaataaaGAAAGTAATGAAACAGAGACGGCACAGTGTATCAGTGAAAATGCAGTATCAGATGATATTATTCATCTTAAAATTTACATTGACAATAAATTTTACGATATGGAAACAAAAGTAATgaaaagaattgaagaaatggaACAGAAGACCAATCAGAAACTTGATATCATTTTAAAACAATTAGAATCACAATTTAGCATTAAGTGA
- the Slbp gene encoding stem-loop binding protein isoform X2, with the protein MDLDRQKSWVELNDEDDALLDEAICMSSNELGKIIESTKKIAETQSVEKTESIETNLCSNNDVKHDDVSSNVQVNNKTTEKKYRENKINNGNAIKYEDNVINKPEDLHSFRKRPGKNFYYEDTKVSRTRRYSDSSSTTNSSDGSRKRIEYETNPKVLAQRQKEIDYGKNTIGYDRYIETVPKEKRSREHPRTPPKHIKYSRRGWDGMVRLWRKQLHQWDPPQE; encoded by the exons ATGGATCTAGACAGGCAAAAGTCATGGGTAGAATTGAATGACGAAGATGATGCTCTGCTTGATGAAGCCATTTGTATGAGCTCGAATGAGCTCGGTAAAATAATTGAGTCCACTAAGAAAATTGCAGAAACTCAAAGTGTTGAAAAAACAGAATCAATAGAGACAAATTTATGTAGCAATAATGATGTGAAACACGACGATGTTAGTTCAAATGTACAAGTTAACAATAAAACTACAGAAAAAAAGTacagagaaaataaaattaataatgggAATGCCATAAAATATGAAGataatgtaataaataaacCAGAAGATTTACATAGTTTTCGCAAAaggcctggaaaaaatttttattacgaAGATACAAAAGTATCACGCACCAGGCGTTATAGCGATTCAAGTTCTACTACAAATTCTTCGGATGGTAGTAGAAAACGCATAGAATATGAAACAAATCCTAAGGTATTAGCACAAAGGCAAAAGGAAATAGATTATGGAAAGAATACCATTGGATACGATAGATATATTGAGACTGTGCCTAA agaaaaacgtTCAAGAGAACATCCAAGAACACCACCAAAGCATATTAAATACAGTAGAAGAGGATGGGATGGTATGGTAAGATTGTGGAGGAAACAACTTCATCAGTGGGATCCACCGCAAGAGTAA
- the Slbp gene encoding stem-loop binding protein isoform X1 produces the protein MSVLTRRSCYNIAFYDLYKMDLDRQKSWVELNDEDDALLDEAICMSSNELGKIIESTKKIAETQSVEKTESIETNLCSNNDVKHDDVSSNVQVNNKTTEKKYRENKINNGNAIKYEDNVINKPEDLHSFRKRPGKNFYYEDTKVSRTRRYSDSSSTTNSSDGSRKRIEYETNPKVLAQRQKEIDYGKNTIGYDRYIETVPKEKRSREHPRTPPKHIKYSRRGWDGMVRLWRKQLHQWDPPQE, from the exons ATGTCAGTTCTTACTCGTAGATCGTGTTATAATATAGCTTTCTACGATTTATATAAAATGGATCTAGACAGGCAAAAGTCATGGGTAGAATTGAATGACGAAGATGATGCTCTGCTTGATGAAGCCATTTGTATGAGCTCGAATGAGCTCGGTAAAATAATTGAGTCCACTAAGAAAATTGCAGAAACTCAAAGTGTTGAAAAAACAGAATCAATAGAGACAAATTTATGTAGCAATAATGATGTGAAACACGACGATGTTAGTTCAAATGTACAAGTTAACAATAAAACTACAGAAAAAAAGTacagagaaaataaaattaataatgggAATGCCATAAAATATGAAGataatgtaataaataaacCAGAAGATTTACATAGTTTTCGCAAAaggcctggaaaaaatttttattacgaAGATACAAAAGTATCACGCACCAGGCGTTATAGCGATTCAAGTTCTACTACAAATTCTTCGGATGGTAGTAGAAAACGCATAGAATATGAAACAAATCCTAAGGTATTAGCACAAAGGCAAAAGGAAATAGATTATGGAAAGAATACCATTGGATACGATAGATATATTGAGACTGTGCCTAA agaaaaacgtTCAAGAGAACATCCAAGAACACCACCAAAGCATATTAAATACAGTAGAAGAGGATGGGATGGTATGGTAAGATTGTGGAGGAAACAACTTCATCAGTGGGATCCACCGCAAGAGTAA
- the Atpsyne gene encoding ATP synthase, subunit E has translation MSSVEAGPKPLRVSPLIKFARWSLLGMGILYGLYHQRRFSKIEDARREKELREKPMRDAKLAEEKRLARIAEEKMLQDLMTPASK, from the exons ATGTCGTCGGTCGAAGCAGGTCCGAAACCACTGCGAGTGTCACCTTTGATTAAA TTTGCTCGATGGAGTCTTCTGGGAATGGGAATTTTATATGGACTTTACCACCAACGTAGGTTCTCTAAAATAGAAGATGCACGTCGTGAGAAAGAACTGAGAGAAAAGCCTATGAGAGATGCAAAACTTGCAGAAGAGAAAAGACTTGCACGAATAG CCGAAGAAAAAATGCTTCAGGATCTTATGACACCTGctagtaaataa
- the Dhpr gene encoding dihydropteridine reductase has protein sequence MATTLGRVLIYGGKGALGSTCISKFKSKNWWVGCIDMKPNEQADANVIVKSENNWVEQEANVLQQITNILNGDKVDAVICVAGGWAGGNAAHKDFIKNSELMWKQSVWSSTIAGSIAAHHLKEGGFLSLTGAKAALVDTPGMIGYGMAKAAVHQLTKSLAVKESGLPKDSLVCAILPVTLDTPMNRKWMPKADTSTWTPLEFVADLFWKWSQGQDRPVTGSLVQLITKNNKSELIVA, from the exons ATGGCGACAACACTTGGACGCGTTCTTATATATGGTGGCAAAGGTGCTTTAGGTTCCACTTGTATTTCAAAATTTAAATCAAAAAATTGG TGGGTTGGTTGCATCGATATGAAACCAAATGAACAAGCTGATGCAAATGTAATTGTAAAATCAGAGAACAACTGGGTTGAAcaa gAAGCTAATGTTTTACAacaaattacaaacattttaaatGGAGATAAAGTGGATGCAGTAATTTGTGTGGCTGGTGGATGGGCTGGTGGAAATGCAGCCCACaaagattttattaaaaatagcgAACTCATGTGGAAGCAGAGTGTATGGAGTTCAACCATTGCTGGTAGCATTGCTGCGCATCATTTAAAAGAGGGTGGATTTTTATCATTAACTGGTGCCAAGGCAGCATTAGTAGATACACCag GCATGATTGGTTATGGAATGGCCAAAGCTGCAGTTCATCAGCTTACCAAATCTTTGGCAGTCAAAGAAAGTGGTTTACCAAAAGATTCTTTAGTCTGTGCTATTTTACCTGTTACTTTAGATACGCCTATGAATAGAAAATGGATGCCTAAAGCTGATACATCTACCTGGACTCCACTTGAATTTGTAGCAGA CCTCTTCTGGAAATGGTCACAAGGTCAAGATCGTCCTGTTACCGGCAGCCTTGTGCAACTCATTACCAAAAATAACAAATCAGAATTAATCGTTGCTTAA